One Calditrichota bacterium genomic window carries:
- a CDS encoding PorV/PorQ family protein, with the protein MFNSKYTRKQFLFFLIYLFLSSQIGFAQIRAGASFLKMGMGVRISSMGLTSAGEIRDNYAIFTNPGAAGFLREWHWSATYNKWIADVYHASFLFNKRIRMPWSNQTRFSVGAIYQGVPEFDSSDNATPTASANDLLFAVTMGQPLTFISNNIAIGTNVKYLKSKLDNFSASSLIFDIGLLARTRRFDLKNSFLKHGIFTAGISLTQLGQDLKFDKIDTPLPQTMRAGIAFYAGSHSGIQLQICGDYFSIKDETGHFALGGAINFTNLFSVNFGYNFNNDLMDKFSIGGTFQLDDFSAPAHSFFPGRNKAARLELATLNEGEFFSRSYQGGAHFLPNCPEAFEWKNPSMDDTIKTETVNFNWEKTRDPDIFDSVSYILLVSPSRDHLSDLLALPSVSQDDFLNRVRQNDSLLLVCEDNLSPSNYRIPTPAAGHYYWSVIAVDENSHTRAAKKNGEKIGHFLVPATDIQIQDIKFKYSPWITQDDYHGTLEIILANNGNLAAKNFELVCRDSVISLRHTLPSDSSTSSYRVILSKTIDNLPAKSTKTITIPWHTPLLGKHTIFACVDKPNTLQEKNTANNYLKRSFSTIPKGFVAFPDTINSLNECLTRLTMPLITRIFFDANSAEVHDEYLFANGSDPYLAILAQRLMEHPEMTISLQGIADPNSEKATKRLTNLRAKAVKDSLIRIGVNGNQVNLLGGNVLSKRRVPANPADARMVFEDRRYVEIFTAEKNQAILFAPINHEFVEYSTEPIPVEVSVKTAVPSMDSKIRLTAENFADSSQINSNGDGFSLQEKSNWLLADSTVRELVNKKADYEFVLIDNEGRRFRTHAKNTQFTKASLEQHHRIVMPLKFAKTEPIYSFYWDLCFKEVEKLIGTGDWRFRFSGHGCAIGSDAVNLRLSRQRVKNFDQKFRHFLDQKHPQSKATFLKRLDKPKGYGEKKPLTFKYASGETRLFGDNEKPSGRILNRRIELELYRTH; encoded by the coding sequence ATGTTCAACTCGAAATACACCCGGAAACAATTTTTGTTTTTTCTCATTTATCTTTTCCTCTCGAGCCAAATCGGTTTTGCGCAAATTCGCGCCGGCGCTTCCTTTTTGAAAATGGGAATGGGCGTGCGCATTTCGTCCATGGGGCTGACGTCCGCTGGCGAAATTCGCGACAACTACGCTATTTTCACCAATCCCGGAGCAGCCGGTTTCCTGCGCGAGTGGCACTGGTCAGCGACCTACAACAAGTGGATTGCCGATGTTTACCACGCCTCATTTCTTTTCAACAAGCGCATTCGCATGCCGTGGAGCAATCAAACGAGATTTTCTGTCGGAGCCATTTATCAGGGCGTACCGGAATTTGATAGTTCCGACAATGCTACGCCGACAGCCAGCGCCAACGACTTATTGTTTGCCGTCACAATGGGCCAGCCATTAACTTTTATCTCCAACAACATTGCTATCGGCACGAATGTGAAATATCTTAAAAGCAAATTGGACAATTTCTCCGCGAGCAGTCTGATTTTTGACATCGGACTTCTGGCGCGTACGCGGCGATTCGATTTGAAGAATTCTTTCCTGAAACACGGAATATTTACCGCCGGCATCTCTCTCACCCAACTTGGTCAGGATTTAAAATTTGATAAAATTGATACACCGCTGCCTCAAACCATGCGTGCCGGTATCGCCTTTTATGCCGGCTCCCACTCCGGAATACAGTTGCAGATTTGCGGAGACTATTTCTCAATAAAAGACGAAACCGGGCATTTTGCTCTGGGCGGAGCGATAAATTTCACCAATCTTTTTTCTGTGAACTTCGGCTATAATTTCAACAATGACCTGATGGACAAATTTTCCATCGGCGGCACTTTTCAATTGGACGACTTTTCCGCCCCGGCGCATTCATTTTTCCCGGGCAGAAATAAAGCCGCCAGACTGGAGCTCGCCACGCTGAATGAGGGGGAATTTTTCAGCCGTTCCTACCAGGGTGGCGCCCACTTTCTCCCCAATTGCCCGGAAGCTTTTGAGTGGAAAAATCCCTCAATGGACGACACCATCAAAACCGAAACCGTCAATTTTAACTGGGAAAAGACGCGCGACCCTGACATTTTTGACTCCGTCTCTTACATTTTACTTGTCAGCCCCAGTCGCGACCACTTGAGCGATTTGCTCGCGTTGCCGTCCGTTTCTCAAGACGATTTCCTTAATCGAGTTCGACAAAACGATTCACTGCTGCTTGTTTGCGAGGACAATCTTTCTCCATCAAATTACCGAATTCCAACTCCCGCGGCAGGACACTATTACTGGTCAGTTATCGCTGTTGATGAAAATTCTCACACGCGCGCCGCAAAGAAAAATGGGGAAAAAATCGGGCATTTTCTCGTGCCGGCAACTGACATTCAGATTCAAGATATTAAATTCAAATACAGCCCCTGGATCACGCAGGATGACTATCACGGAACCCTGGAAATTATCCTCGCCAATAACGGCAACCTTGCAGCGAAAAATTTTGAGTTAGTTTGTCGGGATTCTGTGATTTCTTTACGCCACACGCTGCCGAGCGATAGCAGCACCAGTAGCTATCGGGTAATTCTCTCGAAAACAATCGACAACTTACCTGCAAAATCGACAAAAACCATTACCATCCCCTGGCACACGCCGCTTTTGGGCAAACACACTATTTTTGCTTGTGTCGATAAACCAAATACTCTGCAAGAAAAAAATACAGCAAACAATTATCTCAAGCGCAGCTTTTCGACCATTCCCAAGGGATTTGTTGCGTTTCCAGATACCATCAATTCGCTCAATGAGTGCCTCACCCGGCTAACCATGCCGCTGATTACGCGCATTTTCTTCGATGCAAACAGTGCCGAGGTGCACGATGAATATCTTTTCGCAAATGGCAGCGATCCCTACCTGGCAATATTAGCGCAGCGACTCATGGAGCATCCGGAGATGACAATCAGTTTGCAGGGAATTGCTGATCCGAATTCTGAAAAAGCGACAAAAAGGCTGACAAATTTGCGCGCGAAAGCAGTGAAAGATTCATTGATTCGGATCGGTGTCAACGGAAATCAGGTTAACCTCTTGGGTGGCAATGTGTTATCTAAACGACGTGTTCCTGCCAATCCGGCTGACGCGCGTATGGTTTTCGAGGACAGACGATATGTCGAGATTTTTACTGCAGAAAAAAACCAGGCGATTTTGTTCGCGCCGATCAACCATGAATTTGTCGAATACAGCACAGAACCAATTCCTGTTGAGGTTTCGGTGAAAACAGCCGTGCCTTCGATGGATTCAAAAATCAGATTGACGGCTGAAAATTTTGCCGATAGCAGTCAAATCAATTCCAACGGAGACGGCTTTTCTCTTCAGGAAAAATCAAACTGGCTGCTCGCTGATTCTACGGTCAGGGAGTTGGTGAACAAAAAAGCGGACTATGAATTTGTGCTGATTGATAATGAGGGACGCCGTTTCCGAACTCATGCGAAAAACACTCAGTTCACCAAAGCTTCGTTAGAGCAGCACCATCGCATCGTCATGCCGCTGAAGTTTGCCAAAACGGAGCCTATCTATTCATTTTATTGGGATCTTTGCTTCAAAGAAGTGGAAAAATTAATTGGCACGGGCGATTGGCGATTTCGCTTTAGCGGTCACGGCTGCGCTATCGGCAGCGATGCTGTCAACCTACGTCTTTCGCGACAGCGTGTGAAAAATTTCGACCAAAAATTTCGCCACTTTCTGGACCAAAAACATCCGCAATCGAAAGCGACATTTTTGAAACGATTGGACAAACCCAAAGGCTATGGCGAGAAAAAGCCGCTCACTTTCAAATACGCCTCAGGCGAAACAAGGCTGTTTGGCGATAACGAAAAACCATCTGGAAGAATTCTGAATCGCAGAATTGAATTGGAGTTGTACAGGACGCATTAA